A genomic region of Macaca mulatta isolate MMU2019108-1 chromosome 5, T2T-MMU8v2.0, whole genome shotgun sequence contains the following coding sequences:
- the LOC144340837 gene encoding LOW QUALITY PROTEIN: SOSS complex subunit C (The sequence of the model RefSeq protein was modified relative to this genomic sequence to represent the inferred CDS: inserted 1 base in 1 codon): protein MQNQSSTNHPGASIALSRPSFKDFQDHAEQQYIAAQQKAALQHAHAHSFGYFIIQDSAFGNLTVPXLPRLDPE, encoded by the exons aTGCAGAACCAGTCTTCAACAAATCATCCTGGAGCTAGCATTGCACTCTCGAGACCCTCTTTTAAGGACTTCCAGGATCACGCTGAGCAGCAGTATATTGCAGCCCAGCAGAAGGCAGCTTTGCAGCATGCTCATGCACATTCATTTGGATACTTCATAATTCAAGACTCTGCATTTGGGAACCTGACTGTTC GTTTACCTCGCCTTGAtccagaatga